A region of the Phaseolus vulgaris cultivar G19833 chromosome 11, P. vulgaris v2.0, whole genome shotgun sequence genome:
gcccattaaaataatataaatagcacaccaTTCCAAGGAACAAGGTACATCATTATTACTGTACACCTATCTGAGTGCCGAACACCCTTTAcggacttgagcgtcggagtgccttctacAGGTACCTCCCCCATTTGGCATTCATCCGAGACTGAGAGTCGAAGGAGCAGCCGAAGACGAGAAGGATCCCAGCGAAACCCTAGCAACCTgtccgaaggaaggagaaagatgaagacttcaatagttctctaggtctcatctccttagcagaaacaaaatttgtatttcatattgtataatctgaaagtcgtaatttatattttggattttgtaatcacaaataatattttcattttcaaaattggCTAATCTAAAACTCAAAGTTTTTTGTTCAACGTTCTATCGAGAAGGATTTCGAATTTCATAATGGAgaacttaaattaaaaatcataaagTAGAGAAAATAGCAATGTGAGGCTTATCCCAATCTAGAAACCACCATCAAGCACACCACAATCTTCAGAATGTGTACAAATACTCCAAAGGCAACACCAACACAATGAATGCCCAGCTTAAGAAATCTAATTCTAAAAGAGTAAATATagaatttttaaatgtatagaggtgcaaattaaaattataggAGTGTAGCGTAGTGGCCCTAATAATGTTGAAAGAGCCCATAGAGGCATGAATTTGGGTTTATACTATGGCGTGTTTCTCTTTCTACACCCCTAACACTTTTCTTACCACACCTCCAACCAATCACAActaatattatgaaaaattcACTAAAGATAACCTATTCACTTTTTATAACAATTATACGAAATTGGTTAGTATTACTTAGATTGATTCATTATTCATAGATGAATTACTTACACTCCGTTTATCtatgaattgtttatgaataaTGCTGATTTAGCTATGAATATTAGTTGTAGgtgaaatcaatttttttacgATAAAGTAATATAGTAGAAAATCTTCTTGTAGATTCTCCACCTATAGATTCTCCACCTATGTAGCACAAACACTGACACGAACATTGATATGATATAGATATGGACACGAAAATacgtataatatctaaaatgtaggatacggggacacgaatctatatattatacaattatgaattatataaattgacaataaagatttatgtgcacaagtatgttccagattattttttggagcagaaaaatgttttttcatgactggttcaaaatgatttgtttcttatttataatcataataaaaatttatacaataaatttgagtttttagaaaattaatgtatttttcctttttaaaattatgttagaaccaTATTAGAATgatcagaaatccaacaaatattttttgaattgaacacttcacgaGTACATGTCTTACAATTGTCATACAAGTATCAGTGTTCGATATGAGTACCGACaccgacacgccatttaagagaaATCACTGAGTTTCATAGCTTTCCACCTTAAAttaatgtattattattattagtattatttatttatattggtGAAATAATAAACCCTCGAAAACTTGAATCATACTAGTGTGTGGCTATGAAGCTCTCATTCGTGTTACCTATGACACGTCACCATTTCTTTGTTTTGCACATGAAGGCTTTCCACAGTCTCAGCCACAAATTTGATAGCAACTttttattcactttttttttatgtgtggtGGATATATTATTGATTCTGGAAACTTcctatattaaaaattaaaaaatatttaaaaaataaaagaaattaaacttGTGACTTACCTCACTTatactagaaaatatttttattattaatcaaaGTGAAATATATgatcttatatttttaaatttagttgcAAAACCTAAATTTACTTTCAGatctcaaaataattaaattcatgTTAGATAGAATTTTGTAAATAATCAATTCATAACTTGGTGATTACATGAAgtctataaatttaatttttgtcattttaaatatttattatttcttgaaaatttaacatttttaaaaatttgttcctCGAATGTACGAGATACATCTTTCACATGAAACACCTAATTTAGGGCAACCACCCATCACTAAAAGAACCTTTTTAGTTGTCGACGTGTTCACTATTTGTGACAAATGTTAATACACGTTTCGTTAACACAATAACCCTTTAAAAAAGTTTAGTGACTTCTGATAAGGACaataacattttttcttttaaaaacagTGACAGCCAAGtttgaatttataattttatactaAATAACATGTTCTAGTACCCTAAAATCATTGtattatataaaaagaaaataaaataattgtatataatatgcatataattaaatttaaattacctTAATCAACCTAACTTTGTTTGGTTAACTTTGTTTTCATTTTGCATTTTTTCTTACATGATCTTGTGAAGTTTTCATTTGGAACATTATTTATTAGTACattgtcaataaaaaatttaacatttaccaataaaaaaatagtaatgtGTGTTAGGAGTAAATATATAGATCAAATTGATGAAATGTcttctagttttattttatttcaacgAATAAATTcgattataattaaattagtttGGATAGAATGATTAGATTTATCATTAAAATAACACAAAAGTGAAAATAagttataaaattcaaaataaattatgaacTAAACTTGTAATTCCGAAAGatagaaaaacatgaaattaaTTGAATCAGAGTAAagatcaataaaaatattaaatttacactaaaaaatattaaataaaaattaattttaaagataaaaaataattaataattatattgattaaattagatattattttataaactataaaagttattaatatctaaaataatttctattgttaataaaatttataaactaatttatataaattgatatctaattagttactatcATCTTAACTATTAACTTtaacatataaattaattaataattaaaattttagtagttaattagatatatctagaatttaatttataaattttattaataataaaaattattttatatactgaatatatttaatttagtcaatataatatttaattatttttttaaaattggtttttttaataattttgtagtgTGTATCATGTAATTCAATCGATTAAATTAACTCAGATTCCTAAAATAAGAATTCAAGATCTGAATTGAATGGATTATATATGATTTGTTTTTTTCAATTCGACCAAAATTGCCATCAAaaccaatttatttttatttttattttagattggTTTGGATTAAGTTATCATATTAATCTGAATTCATTGTCACTTGTAACAAACAAAGCATAATAGACAAACAAAAAAGTGATTTTCAAACTGATTAAGGAATATATGAATAATACAACACAAGCAATACGGGCACACGTTGCCATGCTTTGGGGTCAGTACATAAAACAATAATTGATCAAACTTGTAGAATTTTTTAAGTAATCacagtgttattttttttaataaaacaacatATGATGGGTATTTTATTATGCTTTatagtataaatttaaaaaaaaattaaaataatagataaCTAAAAATgctttttgataattttatttttataagcaCTTTTTCTTGATATTGATTTCAAGCAATATAAGAATACTTTCCAACTTTGCACACATAATTCCTTAACACTATTTAAACCCTATAATTAATGGATCCTTAATGCATACATTCCTAATCAATAATGTTCTCCTATTTTCTTAAGTTTCACCTACCTATATTAATTACCTTACCAAATGTTTTTGTTGTTTAGCATATTTCACCACTTTGGAATAAAGGAGAAACAAACTATTTCTAAGACTAGAAAATCTATTTTCATTATACAATGAAGTAGTAAAGGTTATAACATGTGATATTCAATCTAGACATACTCATGTTTCTAAAAATGTCATTATTTGTGAGAAtaacttctttaaaaaaaattaagataaaatttgATATAATCATTGttctcatataaaaaaaatacatcatataaaaaaaatacatcgaTGATTTTTCACTCACAAGTGACAATCCTAATCTTATCAACCTGCTAACTACAATATCTATTGACTCCTTTACACCAAGTCTAACCATGTAATTTATGATATTTGTTTTCGGTACGTTCAATAATCTCACATTACTTAGTAGTTAAAGCTAAGAGATATTTAAATACACATTTCTCCCTTAATCTTTTGAGGcgtcttttaagaacaaaattgtGATGAAGCTCAAAGTTCCAAAGCAAACAATAACTTTGATGTTTCGATTGATACTAACGATGTTATCCCAACGAACTTGAAGTTGGAACATCGGCGTTGTGTTGAGATGAAAATGTTGTTCCAAAGACGAACTCTCATTCTCCTTAGATCTCTGGACGCTTATTCTGGTACACCCATTATAGACTCACATGTTTAGAAGTTGAAgtcaaagaaaatttaaatacacattCATCAATTAATCCTCGAAGACACTAAACAATCACTAAGACAAAAGGCCCTACCAAAATACTTATCAATTGTTGTTTATTTACTACTAGTTATGCTAATATATCTTTAGGCAAGACATCTTCCATGTCTTGCTCATGTTCTCCTTTCTTCACATAAATGTTCACGaaattatagaatttttttttctccacttTAATTGAACCATAGACTTATGTGTGTGCATCTTATAACTTTTTTCCAATATATTGTGATTGttaatttaattctattttaaaaaaataatattttatattatttcttgtcatacaaaattatttttacacattttattaACAAGATTAAGATATAAGATAAAATGGTTGTTGTGGATGATGGGTGATAGATAAAAAATGACCACTATTCCTCCTTCAAAAAAATGTTGCGGACTTCTATGTTTGTATTTCAATTGGtgtatggaaaaaaaatatattaaaataactatTGAGGATGAATTTAGAAATTTTGGTACTTCCAcatatttaaattgatattttcattttcattatttacaaaagacaaaaataagGAAATGAGAAGaaatttaatgtaaaataatataatattaaagcAAAAAACATATATACAAACCACTTTTACGATTTAATGGatctattctattttatttcatattaaaaagatttgaattaattttgtaGTTAGTAGTCtcaataaatgagtttttatcaTAGTTAACATAATAATACAAGATTATTTCATCTTGAGTAATATATACTCATTTGAATCTTCAAGGTCAAACATCCAACTCCAGCCTCATTAAATCTTGAATATTTattggaatttttttatttaataattatccttttatatgaaaatataaaaaattaagaaaaactatgagaagaaaaaaatatttatttttcaccaaaaaataatgaatattaaaataaataaataaataatttatatatatatatatatatatatatataaattaatgatAAAGTTGGTTCATTGATTTTTCTATATGTAATCATAATGAGGAGATTTTTATCTCTTCCCTTATCTCAATGAAGagatttttatttctttccttttctctttGTAATAAGAGATAAGATTgcatttagtttaattttttttctactttttaattaaatagttGGTCATAAAAGATTTCAAGAAAATGATAGGTTATGAATACTGAGATTGAGGCTCTAGAACAGAATCATATATAGCAAATAGTTGATCTTCTTCTCGGTAAGATTCCCATTGACTGCAAATgagtttacaaaataaaatttgtgtttATAATAACATAGAAATACATAAAGTTAGATTTGTTGTTAAGCGCTACATACAACTTGAAGGAGTTTGACTACGATAATACATTCTCTCATGTGACAAAACTTACTATTATGAGAATTCTTCTTATCTTGATTGTTGCCAAACGTATGCCTAAATTAAATGTAACTAATGTTTTTTTACATGAAGAAGCCAATATGACTGTGCTTTCTGGATTGACTTACTCTTATCCTAATGAGATGTGTAAATTGATAGGGTCCTATGCAAAGCTTATTAACTCTCGACTTTGAATTTGAATTGTCTACTTTAAATCgttctatttttttatcaggTCTTAGGTCCTCTTTTATTACTCCACTTGTACGTGTTATTGACATTATCCTTCCAGACTATGTTTTTGATGTGATTCAACATGTTAAGACACATATAGATAGAGaatttaacattaaaaatattggTTATCTTCATTATTTCTTTGATATTTAGATTTTCATATCGTCTTATGACATTCAAACTAATAAGAGAAAATACTATCTAGAATTACTAGAAGAAAGTGACATGTTTGATACCAAACATGCATTCAGTCCATCGACCGACTGAATTAACTACTACATCAAGATCTGCTTTCTCTAATTCTCAAACTTATTGTAGaccttttaaattaatataccTAACTATCAAAATATTGCATTTGATTTTTGTTGTGCAATTAAGTCACTTTGTCTCTTCTCTCTTGGTTCCTCACCATCAAGTAGTTATGAGAGTACTTTTGATAATAAATCAAACTTTATAATACTCTATTCACAATCCATCTTATCCTTcttgaatatattaaatatattgaaataaaatgttCACCtatcatttattttcttttatatttaattaactaataaGTTTATCAACACTCTCTCCTAAAATCTTCACATTATATATGGCAAAGTTAACATTCAAAATTCcacttaaagaaaaaatattgtaatacaatttgttgaaaaaatattatagtatGATTTGTTGTATATTTTCTCTAATAGAACACTTCTCACACATATCTCTTGTTCTCTCTTTTATTTGGTAGGACACAGGgcacattattttttttcttgttggtTAGGTGATGTTTTTCCATAACGCCTTGTACAAATCttttaagaaataagaaaatGAACGAAATCATTAAAACAAAAGTAAATTTTGGTACataacctttaaaaaaaattctatctttctttttcattttattcattaattttcttttcGTGAGAAAAAGGAAAATCTAACACAAACTTAAAGGTGTCATTAAGAGcaaaattaaataacattaaaaatatatactcattaatatcatatcatatcatatcatatccttttgatatatataattagttcatttaaaaatttataatcttattaataaaaacatattgtCCTAAATATAAACAcctaatataattaatattaaaagacGATCTCAGCaaacaaaaaatacattaaCTTTCAAGAATAAAAAATTCTGGTTATTTATTGTCACAATttaacaagacacatatttttgtataatttgtattctttttcttgttttgaatCTATAAAGGATTACAAATGAAATAATCAACAagggattaaaataaaaatgattatattttataagaatTTCAACTACATGTcattaaaatagtaaatattttaaattgaattatcacacacacatatatatatatatatacatttatccattttaatatatataattaaaaacttGTGTCAATTCATATTTAatcatataaatttaaaaaaccaaactattattaattatgttaatgataacacaaatagaaataaataaaaaattacataattaagaattttgttatcatcaaacaCGTGATCAACTGACACATGTTCTAATCCAACTATGATCTCAAATTAAATATCCAACTGCAAATAATACACATGTTAGAACATCTTACACAAGTTCTAATTTAATCATAATCACGAATTAAACATCCATCtctattaatattaaatataataattttcttatcaaGAACAATCCAATCAAATCTGAAAATATCCTAAAATCCAATAGCCGACATCTTTCTATTTTTCCCATTTTTACCTTTATCATGGTCCTTCTACAATTACTTAATTCACTCACTATGCTAtgtagtttaaaaaataaaaataaaaaaacttaccaTAATATATATAGATTTTGGAGTTTGAGTTGCTTCAACCTACATCTGAGTTTCCAGaactctctttctctctcttatcTTTTATTAGTCAAAGAccctctttcttcttcttctccaatCTCATTCCCAAAGTTCAGAAACTCAAACAAAACCCAAATCCAAAGACCCTTTTTCCTCCTGAATCCAAAGCTTCCACCTTTACACCCTTTCTCAAAGTGggtcataaaaaaattagaagaaatGTTGCAGCTGTTCTTCACAGTGGCTTTCTCTACAGTTCCTCTGACCCTTTATGTGCCACCAATCAGAAGCTTAAATCTGTTTGTGGAAACAATGGAATTTGTTGTCAGAGAATCAAGAAGTTACAGGAACAGG
Encoded here:
- the LOC137830397 gene encoding uncharacterized protein, whose product is MLQLFFTVAFSTVPLTLYVPPIRSLNLFVETMEFVVRESRSYRNRVYPRLQVAWSRMLDFMLCNNNIR